In Malus sylvestris chromosome 15, drMalSylv7.2, whole genome shotgun sequence, a single genomic region encodes these proteins:
- the LOC126605277 gene encoding uncharacterized protein LOC126605277: protein MAEMRKMKVLCGCVRGKNQKTEKKKRDWAKTAQSEKKERERIRGRERKKLTNRNRERRKGERVRSGGKEEMGWGEPVGRFDPAVPTPKFDGFRPNFRRIESRFKLAELWWPRGIQRCSDRIHKSKTHPRVCYLSNWKFFLSFRTV from the exons ATGGCTGagatgagaaaaatgaaagtTTTGTGTGGGTGTGTGCGTGGGAAGAAccagaaaacagaaaagaagaagagagattggGCAAAAACTGCCCAAtcggagaagaaggagagagagcgaatcagaggcagagagaggaagaaactgACCAATCGGAACAGggaaaggaggaagggagagaggGTGAGAAGCGGAGGAAAAGAGGAAATGGGTTGGGGAGAACCCGTGGGTCGTTTCGACCCGGCGGTGCCCACGCCCAAATTCGATGGATTTCGTCCAAATTTCCGACGAATTGAGTCAAG gttcaagttagcagagctttggtggccacgaggaatccaacggtgttctgacagaattcacaaaagtaagactcaccctcgggtgtgttATCTTAGtaattggaaattttttttaagcttccgaactgtgtaa